One Oncorhynchus keta strain PuntledgeMale-10-30-2019 chromosome 11, Oket_V2, whole genome shotgun sequence DNA window includes the following coding sequences:
- the LOC127933089 gene encoding uncharacterized protein LOC127933089 isoform X40 translates to MSLASPGHHTWFTLFSRSLASPGHHTWFTLFSRSLASPGHHTWFTLFSRSLASPGHHTWFTLFSRSLASPGHHTWFTLFSRSLAIPGHHTWFTLFSMSLASPGHHTWFTLFSRSLASPGHHTWFTLFSRSLASPGHHTWFTLFSRSLASPGHHTWVSLFSRSLASHGHHTWFTLFSRSLASPGHHTWFTLFSRSLASPGHHTWFTLFSRSLASPGHHTWFTLFSRSLASPGHHTWFTLFSRSLASPGHHTWFTLFSRSLASPGHHTWFTLFSRSLASPGHHTWFTLFSRSLASPGHHTWFTLFSRSLASPGHHTWFTLFSRSLASPGHHTWFTLFSRSLASPGHHTWFTLFSRSLASPGHHTWFTLFSRSLASPGHHTWFTLFSRSLASPGHHTWFTLFSRSLASPGHHTWFTLFSRSLACLGHHTWFCARAFLRSLSNLAVLWV, encoded by the exons ATGTCTTTAGCTAGCCCTGGCCACCACACATGGTTTACTTTGTTTTCCAGGTCTTTAGCTAGCCCTGGCCACCACACATGGTTCACGTTGTTTTCCAGGTCTTTAGCTAGCCCTGGCCACCACACATGGTTTACTTTGTTTTCCAGGTCTTTAGCTAGCCCTGGCCACCACACATGGTTTACTTTGTTTTCCAGGTCTTTAGCTAGCCCTGGCCACCACACATGGTTTACTTTGTTTTCCAGGTCTTTAGCTATCCCTGGCCACCACACATGGTTTACTTTGTTTTCCATGTCTTTAGCTAGCCCTGGCCACCACACATGGTTTACTTTGTTTTCCAGGTCTTTAGCTAGCCCTGGCCACCACACATGGTTCACGTTGTTTTCCAGGTCTTTAGCTAGCCCTGGCCACCACACATGGTTTACTTTGTTTTCCAGGTCTTTAGCTAGCCCTGGCCACCACACATGGGTCAGTTTGTTTTCCAGGTCTTTAGCTAGCCATGGCCACCACACATGGTTTACTTTGTTTTCCAGGTCTTTAGCTAGCCCTGGCCACCACACATGGTTTACTTTGTTTTCCAGGTCTTTAGCTAGCCCTGGCCACCACACATGGTTTACTTTGTTTTCCAGGTCTTTAGCTAGCCCTGGCCACCACACATGGTTTACTTTGTTTTCAAGGTCTTTAGCTAGCCCTGGCCACCACACATGGTTTACTTTGTTTTCAAGGTCTTTAGCTAGCCCTGGCCACCACACATGGTTCACTTTGTTTTCCAGGTCTTTAGCTAGCCCTGGCCACCACACATGGTTTACTTTGTTTTCCAGGTCTTTAGCTAGCCCTGGCCACCACACATGGTTTACTTTGTTTTCAAGGTCTTTAGCTAGCCCTGGCCACCACACATGGTTTACTTTGTTTTCAAGGTCTTTAGCTAGCCCTGGCCACCACACATGGTTTACTTTGTTTTCAAG GTCTTTAGCTAGCCCTGGCCACCACACATGGTTCACTTTGTTTTCCAG GTCTTTAGCTAGCCCTGGCCACCACACATGGTTTACTTTGTTTTCCAG GTCTTTAGCTAGCCCTGGCCACCACACATGGTTTACTTTGTTTTCAAGGTCTTTAGCTAGCCCTGGCCACCACACATGGTTTACTTTGTTTTCAAGGTCTTTAGCTAGCCCTGGCCACCACACATGGTTCACTTTGTTTTCCAGGTCTTTAGCTAGCCCTGGCCACCACACATGGTTTACTTTGTTTTCCAGGTCTTTAGCTTGCCTTGGCCACCACACATGGTTTTGTGCCAGGGCCTTCTTGCGGTCGTTGAGTAACCTCGCTGTTCTGTGGGTATGA
- the LOC127933089 gene encoding uncharacterized protein LOC127933089 isoform X15, translated as MSLASPGHHTWFTLFSRSLASPGHHTWFTLFSRSLASPGHHTWFTLFSRSLASPGHHTWFTLFSRSLASPGHHTWFTLFSRSLAIPGHHTWFTLFSMSLASPGHHTWFTLFSRSLASPGHHTWFTLFSRSLASPGHHTWFTLFSRSLASPGHHTWVSLFSRSLASHGHHTWFTLFSRSLASPGHHTWFTLFSRSLASPGHHTWFTLFSRSLASPGHHTWFTLFSRSLASPGHHTWFTLFSRSLASPGHHTWFTLFSRSLASPGHHTWFTLFSRSLASPGHHTWFTLFSRSLASPGHHTWFTLFSRSLASPGHHTWFTLFSRSLASPGHHTWFTLFSRSLASPGHHTWFTLFSRSLASPGHHTWFTLFSMSLASPGHHTWFTLFSRSLASPGHHTWFTLFSRSLASPGHHTWFTLFSRSLASPGHHTWVSLFSRSLASHGHHTWFTLFSRSLASPGHHTWFTLFSRSLASPGHHTWFTLFSRSLASPGHHTWFTLFSRSLASPGHHTWFTLFSRSLASPGHHTWFTLFSRSLASPGHHTWFTLFSRSLASPGHHTWFTLFSRSLASPGHHTWFTLFSRSLASPGHHTWFTLFSRSLASPGHHTWFTLFSRSLACLGHHTWFCARAFLRSLSNLAVLWV; from the exons ATGTCTTTAGCTAGCCCTGGCCACCACACATGGTTTACTTTGTTTTCCAGGTCTTTAGCTAGCCCTGGCCACCACACATGGTTCACGTTGTTTTCCAGGTCTTTAGCTAGCCCTGGCCACCACACATGGTTTACTTTGTTTTCCAGGTCTTTAGCTAGCCCTGGCCACCACACATGGTTTACTTTGTTTTCCAGGTCTTTAGCTAGCCCTGGCCACCACACATGGTTTACTTTGTTTTCCAGGTCTTTAGCTATCCCTGGCCACCACACATGGTTTACTTTGTTTTCCATGTCTTTAGCTAGCCCTGGCCACCACACATGGTTTACTTTGTTTTCCAGGTCTTTAGCTAGCCCTGGCCACCACACATGGTTCACGTTGTTTTCCAGGTCTTTAGCTAGCCCTGGCCACCACACATGGTTTACTTTGTTTTCCAGGTCTTTAGCTAGCCCTGGCCACCACACATGGGTCAGTTTGTTTTCCAGGTCTTTAGCTAGCCATGGCCACCACACATGGTTTACTTTGTTTTCCAGGTCTTTAGCTAGCCCTGGCCACCACACATGGTTTACTTTGTTTTCCAGGTCTTTAGCTAGCCCTGGCCACCACACATGGTTTACTTTGTTTTCCAGGTCTTTAGCTAGCCCTGGCCACCACACATGGTTTACTTTGTTTTCAAGGTCTTTAGCTAGCCCTGGCCACCACACATGGTTTACTTTGTTTTCAAGGTCTTTAGCTAGCCCTGGCCACCACACATGGTTCACTTTGTTTTCCAGGTCTTTAGCTAGCCCTGGCCACCACACATGGTTTACTTTGTTTTCCAGGTCTTTAGCTAGCCCTGGCCACCACACATGGTTTACTTTGTTTTCAAGGTCTTTAGCTAGCCCTGGCCACCACACATGGTTTACTTTGTTTTCAAGGTCTTTAGCTAGCCCTGGCCACCACACATGGTTTACTTTGTTTTCAAG GTCTTTAGCTAGCCCTGGCCACCACACATGGTTCACTTTGTTTTCCAG GTCTTTAGCTAGCCCTGGCCACCACACATGGTTTACTTTGTTTTCCAGGTCTTTAGCTAGCCCTGGCCACCACACATGGTTTACTTTGTTTTCCATGTCTTTAGCTAGCCCTGGCCACCACACATGGTTTACTTTGTTTTCCAGGTCTTTAGCTAGCCCTGGCCACCACACATGGTTCACGTTGTTTTCCAGGTCTTTAGCTAGCCCTGGCCACCACACATGGTTTACTTTGTTTTCCAG GTCTTTAGCTAGCCCTGGCCACCACACATGGGTCAGTTTGTTTTCCAGGTCTTTAGCTAGCCATGGCCACCACACATGGTTTACTTTGTTTTCCAGGTCTTTAGCTAGCCCTGGCCACCACACATGGTTTACTTTGTTTTCCAGGTCTTTAGCTAGCCCTGGCCACCACACATGGTTTACTTTGTTTTCCAGGTCTTTAGCTAGCCCTGGCCACCACACATGGTTTACTTTGTTTTCAAGGTCTTTAGCTAGCCCTGGCCACCACACATGGTTTACTTTGTTTTCCAGGTCTTTAGCTAGCCCTGGCCACCACACATGGTTTACTTTGTTTTCAAGGTCTTTAGCTAGCCCTGGCCACCACACATGGTTCACTTTGTTTTCCAGGTCTTTAGCTAGCCCTGGCCACCACACATGGTTTACTTTGTTTTCAAGGTCTTTAGCTAGCCCTGGCCACCACACATGGTTTACTTTGTTTTCAAGGTCTTTAGCTAGCCCTGGCCACCACACATGGTTCACTTTGTTTTCCAGGTCTTTAGCTAGCCCTGGCCACCACACATGGTTTACTTTGTTTTCCAGGTCTTTAGCTTGCCTTGGCCACCACACATGGTTTTGTGCCAGGGCCTTCTTGCGGTCGTTGAGTAACCTCGCTGTTCTGTGGGTATGA
- the LOC127933089 gene encoding uncharacterized protein LOC127933089 isoform X24 — MSLASPGHHTWFTLFSRSLASPGHHTWFTLFSRSLASPGHHTWFTLFSRSLASPGHHTWFTLFSRSLASPGHHTWFTLFSRSLAIPGHHTWFTLFSMSLASPGHHTWFTLFSRSLASPGHHTWFTLFSRSLASPGHHTWFTLFSRSLASPGHHTWVSLFSRSLASHGHHTWFTLFSRSLASPGHHTWFTLFSRSLASPGHHTWFTLFSRSLASPGHHTWFTLFSRSLASPGHHTWFTLFSRSLASPGHHTWFTLFSRSLASPGHHTWFTLFSRSLASPGHHTWFTLFSRSLASPGHHTWFTLFSRSLASPGHHTWFTLFSRSLASPGHHTWFTLFSRSLASPGHHTWFTLFSRSLASPGHHTWVSLFSRSLASHGHHTWFTLFSRSLASPGHHTWFTLFSRSLASPGHHTWFTLFSRSLASPGHHTWFTLFSRSLASPGHHTWFTLFSRSLASPGHHTWFTLFSRSLASPGHHTWFTLFSRSLASPGHHTWFTLFSRSLASPGHHTWFTLFSRSLASPGHHTWFTLFSRSLASPGHHTWFTLFSRSLACLGHHTWFCARAFLRSLSNLAVLWV; from the exons ATGTCTTTAGCTAGCCCTGGCCACCACACATGGTTTACTTTGTTTTCCAGGTCTTTAGCTAGCCCTGGCCACCACACATGGTTCACGTTGTTTTCCAGGTCTTTAGCTAGCCCTGGCCACCACACATGGTTTACTTTGTTTTCCAGGTCTTTAGCTAGCCCTGGCCACCACACATGGTTTACTTTGTTTTCCAGGTCTTTAGCTAGCCCTGGCCACCACACATGGTTTACTTTGTTTTCCAGGTCTTTAGCTATCCCTGGCCACCACACATGGTTTACTTTGTTTTCCATGTCTTTAGCTAGCCCTGGCCACCACACATGGTTTACTTTGTTTTCCAGGTCTTTAGCTAGCCCTGGCCACCACACATGGTTCACGTTGTTTTCCAGGTCTTTAGCTAGCCCTGGCCACCACACATGGTTTACTTTGTTTTCCAGGTCTTTAGCTAGCCCTGGCCACCACACATGGGTCAGTTTGTTTTCCAGGTCTTTAGCTAGCCATGGCCACCACACATGGTTTACTTTGTTTTCCAGGTCTTTAGCTAGCCCTGGCCACCACACATGGTTTACTTTGTTTTCCAGGTCTTTAGCTAGCCCTGGCCACCACACATGGTTTACTTTGTTTTCCAGGTCTTTAGCTAGCCCTGGCCACCACACATGGTTTACTTTGTTTTCAAGGTCTTTAGCTAGCCCTGGCCACCACACATGGTTTACTTTGTTTTCAAGGTCTTTAGCTAGCCCTGGCCACCACACATGGTTCACTTTGTTTTCCAGGTCTTTAGCTAGCCCTGGCCACCACACATGGTTTACTTTGTTTTCCAGGTCTTTAGCTAGCCCTGGCCACCACACATGGTTTACTTTGTTTTCAAGGTCTTTAGCTAGCCCTGGCCACCACACATGGTTTACTTTGTTTTCAAGGTCTTTAGCTAGCCCTGGCCACCACACATGGTTTACTTTGTTTTCAAG GTCTTTAGCTAGCCCTGGCCACCACACATGGTTCACTTTGTTTTCCAG GTCTTTAGCTAGCCCTGGCCACCACACATGGTTTACTTTGTTTTCCAG GTCTTTAGCTAGCCCTGGCCACCACACATGGGTCAGTTTGTTTTCCAGGTCTTTAGCTAGCCATGGCCACCACACATGGTTTACTTTGTTTTCCAGGTCTTTAGCTAGCCCTGGCCACCACACATGGTTTACTTTGTTTTCCAGGTCTTTAGCTAGCCCTGGCCACCACACATGGTTTACTTTGTTTTCCAGGTCTTTAGCTAGCCCTGGCCACCACACATGGTTTACTTTGTTTTCAAGGTCTTTAGCTAGCCCTGGCCACCACACATGGTTTACTTTGTTTTCCAGGTCTTTAGCTAGCCCTGGCCACCACACATGGTTTACTTTGTTTTCAAGGTCTTTAGCTAGCCCTGGCCACCACACATGGTTCACTTTGTTTTCCAGGTCTTTAGCTAGCCCTGGCCACCACACATGGTTTACTTTGTTTTCAAGGTCTTTAGCTAGCCCTGGCCACCACACATGGTTTACTTTGTTTTCAAGGTCTTTAGCTAGCCCTGGCCACCACACATGGTTCACTTTGTTTTCCAGGTCTTTAGCTAGCCCTGGCCACCACACATGGTTTACTTTGTTTTCCAGGTCTTTAGCTTGCCTTGGCCACCACACATGGTTTTGTGCCAGGGCCTTCTTGCGGTCGTTGAGTAACCTCGCTGTTCTGTGGGTATGA
- the LOC127933089 gene encoding uncharacterized protein LOC127933089 isoform X42: MSLASPGHHTWFTLFSRSLASPGHHTWFTLFSRSLASPGHHTWFTLFSRSLASPGHHTWFTLFSRSLASPGHHTWFTLFSRSLAIPGHHTWFTLFSMSLASPGHHTWFTLFSRSLASPGHHTWFTLFSRSLASPGHHTWFTLFSRSLASPGHHTWVSLFSRSLASHGHHTWFTLFSRSLASPGHHTWFTLFSRSLASPGHHTWFTLFSRSLASPGHHTWFTLFSRSLASPGHHTWFTLFSRSLASPGHHTWFTLFSRSLASPGHHTWFTLFSRSLASPGHHTWFTLFSRSLASPGHHTWFTLFSRSLASPGHHTWFTLFSRSLASPGHHTWFTLFSRSLASPGHHTWFTLFSRSLASPGHHTWFTLFSRSLASPGHHTWFTLFSRSLASPGHHTWFTLFSRSLACLGHHTWFCARAFLRSLSNLAVLWV, translated from the exons ATGTCTTTAGCTAGCCCTGGCCACCACACATGGTTTACTTTGTTTTCCAGGTCTTTAGCTAGCCCTGGCCACCACACATGGTTCACGTTGTTTTCCAGGTCTTTAGCTAGCCCTGGCCACCACACATGGTTTACTTTGTTTTCCAGGTCTTTAGCTAGCCCTGGCCACCACACATGGTTTACTTTGTTTTCCAGGTCTTTAGCTAGCCCTGGCCACCACACATGGTTTACTTTGTTTTCCAGGTCTTTAGCTATCCCTGGCCACCACACATGGTTTACTTTGTTTTCCATGTCTTTAGCTAGCCCTGGCCACCACACATGGTTTACTTTGTTTTCCAGGTCTTTAGCTAGCCCTGGCCACCACACATGGTTCACGTTGTTTTCCAGGTCTTTAGCTAGCCCTGGCCACCACACATGGTTTACTTTGTTTTCCAGGTCTTTAGCTAGCCCTGGCCACCACACATGGGTCAGTTTGTTTTCCAGGTCTTTAGCTAGCCATGGCCACCACACATGGTTTACTTTGTTTTCCAGGTCTTTAGCTAGCCCTGGCCACCACACATGGTTTACTTTGTTTTCCAGGTCTTTAGCTAGCCCTGGCCACCACACATGGTTTACTTTGTTTTCCAGGTCTTTAGCTAGCCCTGGCCACCACACATGGTTTACTTTGTTTTCAAGGTCTTTAGCTAGCCCTGGCCACCACACATGGTTTACTTTGTTTTCAAGGTCTTTAGCTAGCCCTGGCCACCACACATGGTTCACTTTGTTTTCCAGGTCTTTAGCTAGCCCTGGCCACCACACATGGTTTACTTTGTTTTCCAGGTCTTTAGCTAGCCCTGGCCACCACACATGGTTTACTTTGTTTTCAAGGTCTTTAGCTAGCCCTGGCCACCACACATGGTTTACTTTGTTTTCAAGGTCTTTAGCTAGCCCTGGCCACCACACATGGTTTACTTTGTTTTCAAG GTCTTTAGCTAGCCCTGGCCACCACACATGGTTCACTTTGTTTTCCAG GTCTTTAGCTAGCCCTGGCCACCACACATGGTTTACTTTGTTTTCCAG GTCTTTAGCTAGCCCTGGCCACCACACATGGTTTACTTTGTTTTCAAGGTCTTTAGCTAGCCCTGGCCACCACACATGGTTCACTTTGTTTTCCAGGTCTTTAGCTAGCCCTGGCCACCACACATGGTTTACTTTGTTTTCCAGGTCTTTAGCTTGCCTTGGCCACCACACATGGTTTTGTGCCAGGGCCTTCTTGCGGTCGTTGAGTAACCTCGCTGTTCTGTGGGTATGA
- the LOC127933089 gene encoding uncharacterized protein LOC127933089 isoform X30, whose translation MSLASPGHHTWFTLFSRSLASPGHHTWFTLFSRSLASPGHHTWFTLFSRSLASPGHHTWFTLFSRSLASPGHHTWFTLFSRSLAIPGHHTWFTLFSMSLASPGHHTWFTLFSRSLASPGHHTWFTLFSRSLASPGHHTWFTLFSRSLASPGHHTWVSLFSRSLASHGHHTWFTLFSRSLASPGHHTWFTLFSRSLASPGHHTWFTLFSRSLASPGHHTWFTLFSRSLASPGHHTWFTLFSRSLASPGHHTWFTLFSRSLASPGHHTWFTLFSRSLASPGHHTWFTLFSRSLASPGHHTWFTLFSRSLASPGHHTWFTLFSRSLASPGHHTWFTLFSRSLASPGHHTWFTLFSRSLASPGHHTWFTLFSRSLASPGHHTWFTLFSRSLASPGHHTWFTLFSRSLASPGHHTWFTLFSRSLASPGHHTWFTLFSRSLASPGHHTWFTLFSRSLASPGHHTWFTLFSRSLASPGHHTWFTLFSRSLACLGHHTWFCARAFLRSLSNLAVLWV comes from the exons ATGTCTTTAGCTAGCCCTGGCCACCACACATGGTTTACTTTGTTTTCCAGGTCTTTAGCTAGCCCTGGCCACCACACATGGTTCACGTTGTTTTCCAGGTCTTTAGCTAGCCCTGGCCACCACACATGGTTTACTTTGTTTTCCAGGTCTTTAGCTAGCCCTGGCCACCACACATGGTTTACTTTGTTTTCCAGGTCTTTAGCTAGCCCTGGCCACCACACATGGTTTACTTTGTTTTCCAGGTCTTTAGCTATCCCTGGCCACCACACATGGTTTACTTTGTTTTCCATGTCTTTAGCTAGCCCTGGCCACCACACATGGTTTACTTTGTTTTCCAGGTCTTTAGCTAGCCCTGGCCACCACACATGGTTCACGTTGTTTTCCAGGTCTTTAGCTAGCCCTGGCCACCACACATGGTTTACTTTGTTTTCCAGGTCTTTAGCTAGCCCTGGCCACCACACATGGGTCAGTTTGTTTTCCAGGTCTTTAGCTAGCCATGGCCACCACACATGGTTTACTTTGTTTTCCAGGTCTTTAGCTAGCCCTGGCCACCACACATGGTTTACTTTGTTTTCCAGGTCTTTAGCTAGCCCTGGCCACCACACATGGTTTACTTTGTTTTCCAGGTCTTTAGCTAGCCCTGGCCACCACACATGGTTTACTTTGTTTTCAAGGTCTTTAGCTAGCCCTGGCCACCACACATGGTTTACTTTGTTTTCAAGGTCTTTAGCTAGCCCTGGCCACCACACATGGTTCACTTTGTTTTCCAGGTCTTTAGCTAGCCCTGGCCACCACACATGGTTTACTTTGTTTTCCAGGTCTTTAGCTAGCCCTGGCCACCACACATGGTTTACTTTGTTTTCAAGGTCTTTAGCTAGCCCTGGCCACCACACATGGTTTACTTTGTTTTCAAGGTCTTTAGCTAGCCCTGGCCACCACACATGGTTTACTTTGTTTTCAAG GTCTTTAGCTAGCCCTGGCCACCACACATGGTTCACTTTGTTTTCCAG GTCTTTAGCTAGCCCTGGCCACCACACATGGTTTACTTTGTTTTCCAGGTCTTTAGCTAGCCCTGGCCACCACACATGGTTTACTTTGTTTTCAAGGTCTTTAGCTAGCCCTGGCCACCACACATGGTTTACTTTGTTTTCCAGGTCTTTAGCTAGCCCTGGCCACCACACATGGTTTACTTTGTTTTCAAGGTCTTTAGCTAGCCCTGGCCACCACACATGGTTCACTTTGTTTTCCAGGTCTTTAGCTAGCCCTGGCCACCACACATGGTTTACTTTGTTTTCAAGGTCTTTAGCTAGCCCTGGCCACCACACATGGTTTACTTTGTTTTCAAGGTCTTTAGCTAGCCCTGGCCACCACACATGGTTCACTTTGTTTTCCAGGTCTTTAGCTAGCCCTGGCCACCACACATGGTTTACTTTGTTTTCCAGGTCTTTAGCTTGCCTTGGCCACCACACATGGTTTTGTGCCAGGGCCTTCTTGCGGTCGTTGAGTAACCTCGCTGTTCTGTGGGTATGA
- the LOC127933089 gene encoding uncharacterized protein LOC127933089 isoform X28, producing the protein MSLASPGHHTWFTLFSRSLASPGHHTWFTLFSRSLASPGHHTWFTLFSRSLASPGHHTWFTLFSRSLASPGHHTWFTLFSRSLAIPGHHTWFTLFSMSLASPGHHTWFTLFSRSLASPGHHTWFTLFSRSLASPGHHTWFTLFSRSLASPGHHTWVSLFSRSLASHGHHTWFTLFSRSLASPGHHTWFTLFSRSLASPGHHTWFTLFSRSLASPGHHTWFTLFSRSLASPGHHTWFTLFSRSLASPGHHTWFTLFSRSLASPGHHTWFTLFSRSLASPGHHTWFTLFSRSLASPGHHTWFTLFSRSLASPGHHTWFTLFSRSLASPGHHTWFTLFSRSLASPGHHTWFTLFSRSLASPGHHTWFTLFSRSLASPGHHTWFTLFSRSLASPGHHTWFTLFSRSLASPGHHTWFTLFSRSLASPGHHTWFTLFSRSLASPGHHTWFTLFSRSLASPGHHTWFTLFSRSLASPGHHTWFTLFSRSLASPGHHTWFTLFSRSLACLGHHTWFCARAFLRSLSNLAVLWV; encoded by the exons ATGTCTTTAGCTAGCCCTGGCCACCACACATGGTTTACTTTGTTTTCCAGGTCTTTAGCTAGCCCTGGCCACCACACATGGTTCACGTTGTTTTCCAGGTCTTTAGCTAGCCCTGGCCACCACACATGGTTTACTTTGTTTTCCAGGTCTTTAGCTAGCCCTGGCCACCACACATGGTTTACTTTGTTTTCCAGGTCTTTAGCTAGCCCTGGCCACCACACATGGTTTACTTTGTTTTCCAGGTCTTTAGCTATCCCTGGCCACCACACATGGTTTACTTTGTTTTCCATGTCTTTAGCTAGCCCTGGCCACCACACATGGTTTACTTTGTTTTCCAGGTCTTTAGCTAGCCCTGGCCACCACACATGGTTCACGTTGTTTTCCAGGTCTTTAGCTAGCCCTGGCCACCACACATGGTTTACTTTGTTTTCCAGGTCTTTAGCTAGCCCTGGCCACCACACATGGGTCAGTTTGTTTTCCAGGTCTTTAGCTAGCCATGGCCACCACACATGGTTTACTTTGTTTTCCAGGTCTTTAGCTAGCCCTGGCCACCACACATGGTTTACTTTGTTTTCCAGGTCTTTAGCTAGCCCTGGCCACCACACATGGTTTACTTTGTTTTCCAGGTCTTTAGCTAGCCCTGGCCACCACACATGGTTTACTTTGTTTTCAAGGTCTTTAGCTAGCCCTGGCCACCACACATGGTTTACTTTGTTTTCAAGGTCTTTAGCTAGCCCTGGCCACCACACATGGTTCACTTTGTTTTCCAGGTCTTTAGCTAGCCCTGGCCACCACACATGGTTTACTTTGTTTTCCAGGTCTTTAGCTAGCCCTGGCCACCACACATGGTTTACTTTGTTTTCAAGGTCTTTAGCTAGCCCTGGCCACCACACATGGTTTACTTTGTTTTCAAGGTCTTTAGCTAGCCCTGGCCACCACACATGGTTTACTTTGTTTTCAAG GTCTTTAGCTAGCCCTGGCCACCACACATGGTTCACTTTGTTTTCCAG GTCTTTAGCTAGCCCTGGCCACCACACATGGTTTACTTTGTTTTCCAGGTCTTTAGCTAGCCCTGGCCACCACACATGGTTTACTTTGTTTTCCAGGTCTTTAGCTAGCCCTGGCCACCACACATGGTTTACTTTGTTTTCAAGGTCTTTAGCTAGCCCTGGCCACCACACATGGTTTACTTTGTTTTCCAGGTCTTTAGCTAGCCCTGGCCACCACACATGGTTTACTTTGTTTTCAAGGTCTTTAGCTAGCCCTGGCCACCACACATGGTTCACTTTGTTTTCCAGGTCTTTAGCTAGCCCTGGCCACCACACATGGTTTACTTTGTTTTCAAGGTCTTTAGCTAGCCCTGGCCACCACACATGGTTTACTTTGTTTTCAAGGTCTTTAGCTAGCCCTGGCCACCACACATGGTTCACTTTGTTTTCCAGGTCTTTAGCTAGCCCTGGCCACCACACATGGTTTACTTTGTTTTCCAGGTCTTTAGCTTGCCTTGGCCACCACACATGGTTTTGTGCCAGGGCCTTCTTGCGGTCGTTGAGTAACCTCGCTGTTCTGTGGGTATGA